Part of the Synechococcus sp. HK01-R genome is shown below.
GTGGTGCAGGTGCCACTGGTACGCGCTCGAATTGAGATCCACTCAGTCAACAGTCAGCTCAACACGGCTCCCAACGGCAAGAAAATCGGTTACATCCGCCTGAAGCAGTTCAATGCCAATGCCGCCAAGGAGATGCGGGCTGCTATCCGCAAACTCGAAGCGGAGGGTGCTGAGGGATACGTGCTGGATCTGCGCAGCAACCCCGGTGGGCTTCTCGAGGCCAGCGTCGACATCGCCCGTCAGTGGATCGATGAAGGCACGATCGTGAGTACGAAGACGCGAGAAGGCATTCAGGACGTGCGCCGCGCGACCGGCAGTGCTCTGACCCAACGTCCGGTGGTTGTTCTCGTGAATGAGGGTTCCGCCAGCGCTAGCGAAATTCTCTCCGGCGCCCTTCAAGACAATCAGCGTGCTCAGTTGGTCGGCAACAAGACGTTCGGCAAAGGTCTCGTTCAATCCGTTCGCGGCTTGGCCGATGGGTCGGGGATGACGGTCACCATTGCCAAGTACCTAACCCCGAAGGGGACTGACATTCACAAAAACGGGATCAAACCCGATGTGTCGGTGCAGATGAGCGAAGAGGAGATCAAATCCCTCAAGCTCGAGGATCTCGGTACCGCCAAGGACAGCCAGTACCGCGTTGCTGAGACAACGCTCATCAAAGCTTTGGCTAGTCCGAACAACGGCCGTGCCTACCAACCCAATTCCGCCAATCTCAAATCCGCGCTACCTGTGCGGCCTGCTCAGCCCTAGAGCGACAGCCTGACATCGCTGCCATCACTAGGGTGCTGGCAGTTACCCACCAGGGCCTATCAGGCAACCGGTTGCATCAAGCCGCCACCGGGATTGGAATCGTCGTCGTCGTTCTGGGTGTCGTTCTGCCAAAGGGCATAGACGCCGAGAGCAGCAGCGCCAATGAGGCTTCCGAAGAGGCCCATGGATCCTGCATTGCTGATTGGATCGATGAACTCACCCACGACAACCCCTCGAATCCCCCGGACTGTAACGAAGAATTGCGCAATGTGTCGGGCTCTTCTCATTTTTAAGGGCCTTGGCGCTCGAGGCGGACGCAGGACGCGTCAGACCGAGAGCACCGCCTCATTACGCGCCCTGTCTTGAGCCTCACGCTGCTCTGCGTTGAGGCCCTCAGCATCGGGGATCTGAGCAGCCATTGGCTCGAGCCAGCCTTTGAGCTCTTCGAGTTGCTTCTCCATCGGCAAGACACCCAGGCCACGGGCGAGCACCTTGGCGGTGGTCCCACTGCCGGCCTGGTAGACCAACCGACCATGAAGATGCTGGGGCAAGCCTTGGCGGAGCAGGCGGAAGGCGGGTTCCTCCATTGGTGTTTCCAAAGCGATATTCGGCTTCTCCGGCCGAATGCGCGAGAACCCGCAGCGCTTGGCCAGTAATTTCAGCTCCATCAGTTGCAGGAGTGACTGAACCGGCCCAGGGAGGGCGCCGTAGCGATCGGCCCATCCGGCGGCCAGCTCCACAAGGCTTGCGGAGTTGGCGCATTCGGCGGCCGCTCGGTACGCCCCCATCTTCTCGTCGGCATCGGTGATCCAGTCGGCCGGGATGAAGGCGGTCACCTGTAGGTCCACCTGGGTGTCGTCCACAGCAGGAATGTCCTGGCCTTGAATCTCCGCCAATGATTCCTGCAACATCTCCATGTAGAGATCGAAGCCGATTGCTTCCATTTGGCCGCTCTGCTCCACGCCGAGCAAATTGCCCACGCCTCTGATTTCCATATCGCGCATGGCCAGTTGATAGCCACTGCCAAGCTGAGCAAACTCCTGGATCGCCCGTAAGCGTTGGCGTGCTGCATCGCTGAGGGATGCATCGCCGGGATAGAAAAGCCAGGCGTGGGCCTGAATGCCGCTGCGCCCCACTCGACCACGGAGCTGATAGAGCTGAGCCAGGCCGAACCGATGGGCGTCCTCGATCAGGATGGTGTTGACCCGAGGAATATCAAGGCCGCTCTCCACGATTGTGGTGCAAAGCATCACGTCGGCTTCGCCACCGTTGAAGGCCACCATGGCGCTCTCCAGTTCGCCTTCGGCCATCTGACCATGGGCCACCAGCAGCTTCAGGCCAGGGAGCATCTGGCGCAGCTGCCCGGCCACCTCGTCGATGCCCTCCACGCGCGGCACCACGTAGAACACCTGACCACCCCGATCCAGCTCCTGGCGGATCGCACTGCGTACTGCTTCCTCATCGAGGGCCGCCAGGTGCGTCTTGATCGGGCGTCGTAGCGGGGGCGGAGTGGTGATCAGGCTCATTTCCCGAACACCGGAGAGGCTCATGTACAGCGTTCGTGGAATCGGGGTTGCCGACAGGGTGAGGACATCGACGTCCTTGCGTAGCGCTTTGATTTTTTCCTTCTGGTTGACTCCGAACCGCTGTTCCTCGTCCACGACCAGCAGGCCGAGTTTGTCGAATGCTGTGCTCTTGCTGAGCAATTGATGGGTGCCGACCACGGCGTCGATCGTGCCCTTCTGAAGGCCTTCGAGGATGGCTTTGCGCTCTCCAGCGGTTCGGAACCGGTTGAGAAGAGCCACCTTGATTGGATAGGGCGCGAACCGTTCCGACAAGGTGCGCCAGTGCTGCTGCGCCAGCACGGTGGTGGGCGCCAGCATCGCCACCTGCTTGCCTGCAGTGATGGCTTTGAAAATGGCCCGTATTGCTACCTCGGTCTTCCCGAAGCCCACATCCCCGCACACCAACCGATCCATCGGTTGTGGTTTCTCCATGTCGCGCTTCACATCAGCTGTGGCCTTGAGCTGATCAGGAGTGGGCTCGTAGGGGAAGGAGTCCTCGAGCTCCTCTTGCCAGGGGCCATCACCAGGGAACGCGAATCCAGGAGCTTGATGGCGTTCCGCGTAGAGCTTCACAAGGTCGAGCGCCACTTTGCGAACGGCCTTGCTGGCGCGCTCCTTGGCCTTCACCCACGCGGAACCGCCCATCTTGCTGAGCTGCGGCGGCGCGTCACTGTTGGCGCGATAACGGCCAAGACTGCCGAGCTGGTCGGCAGCCACCCGCAGGATGCCATCGGCGTACTGCACCACGAGGTAGTCACGCACCTCGCCGCTGATCGCAAGTTTCTCAAGCTTCTGGAAGCGACCGATGCCGTGGTTTCGATGCACCACGAAGTCGCCGGGACGCATCTTGTTGGGATCCACGGTGCGACTGGCGGCCTTGCGGCGGCGACGCACATAGCCGTTGCTGCCAAGGTTGTGCTGGCCGAAGAACTCCCGGTCGGTGATCAACACCACCCGCCATGCGGGCAGTTGCAGTCCTTCGAGGTCCGCGGTGCCCTTGGTCTTGAGGGCGACTGGTGTCCCCTGTTCGATCAGGCGTTCGATGGCTGGTGCATCCGCCGCATTGGGCACGAAGCGGCTGATGCAGTCGTGTTCCTCCAGCAAAGCGACGGCACGGCTCGGTTGTGCTGAGAGCAGCCAGATAGCCTGCTTCTCGGCCTGGTACGTCTTCAGAAGTTCGCCGAGTTTGCCGAATTGGTTCGGGTAGGCCGGCACCGGACGGCTGGTCAGATCAAAGGCATTGGCGTGGTCGTCTTGCTCTTGAAGTTCCGCCAGGTCGAAACCGTTGAAGTCCTCTGCCAGTTCAAGCGCTGCTTCGATCGATCGGTGCAGGGCGGGGACCGCGGGTTGGAGCTCGGCGTAGTGCTCTTCGACATGCTCGAGCCACTGTTGGCCATGGGCACGCCCGTGGCGGCGCTCATCAATGGCGATGCAGCAGCCCTTCGGTAGGTAATCGAGCAGCGATGCCGGTTCGTTCCAGGCCAGCCCCATCAGTCGGCGCATCCCTTCTGGGGTTCCGCCTTCGAGTAATTCGTTGAGCCCCTGCTCGCTCAGCAACGCATCCAACCCGTCGGGCATCTGCTCGCGCAACTGTTCGGCGATCAGTGGGCTGAAGCCCGTGGGGGTGAGGCGCAGGCTGTCGATTGCATCCAGCGAGCGCTGACTCGCTGGGTCGAATTCCCGCAGCTTGTCGAGTTCGTCACCGAAGAACTCGAGGCGCACAGGAAGTTCGCTGCTGACAGGGAAGATGTCGACAATGTCGCCCCTTCGGCTCCAGGTTCCTTCCTGATCGATGCTGGAGACACGCTCGTAACCCAGCTGGCTCAAGCAGGTGGCTAGCTCTTCAAGATCAACCGTGTCGCCTTTGCGCAGGTTCCGGCAGCGGGCGGCTAGGGCCTCGGGAGGCGGGAGGTGGGGCTGAAGGCAGCGTTCGGTGGCAACGATCGCCAGATCTTTGCGTGTTTCAGCGCTTTGCAGCTCGCTGAGCACCTGAAGCTGCCCCCAGGTGATTTCAGTGGTGGGATCGAAAGGCTCATAGGGAGATCCTTCGCTAGTTGGATACAGCTGGGTGCTGTCCCAGCCCATGAGTTCCAGCAACGCCGTCCAGCGCCCCGCTTCCTCCAGGGTGGGGACCACCACCAGCAGTGGCTGGTCGCCTCGTTTCGCAAGAGCCGTTGTGACCAGAGCGCGGGCGGCACGGTTGCCACCGCGCAACAGCAATCGATCGTCCCGCCCGCAACGCTCCAGCAATTCACCGGTGAGCCCTGAGCTCTGCAGTAGACGCACCAGGGAGCTGAGGGGCATGGCGAGGTGTCAATCGGCAACGCATGATTGTCGCAATCGGCTGCCTGCGGCCGTGAACACGAGTGATACGGAGAGCTTCGATGCCCCGCTTCCGTTGCCCAGAATGCTGTTGCGGGCCGGCCATTGTCCTTCGCCCTCCCCGGGGAGCGACTCCGATCTGTTCCCGTTGCGGCACGGTGCTGGAGCGGCAGCCGGTGGTGCGGCCGATTCCACTGCTGGTGCTTCTTGCGGTGGGGTCGGTCCTGGTGGCCCTGTCGATTCCAGGCCTGTTTAGCCCTCCTCCACCGCCTCGGACACCGGCACCCGTTCGCTCGGTTTGAGATGAAGCAACTGCTCTTCAAGCAGCATGTTGAACTGCAACAGCTGCTCATCACTGAGCTGCTGTCTGGAGCTGGCCTGGAGCTGCCCTTGGAGGAATTCACGAGCCTGCTGAGGGCTCCAACTCAGTGTGGCGAGCATGGCGTCCCCCTGCTGGATCAGATCACTCCGGCGCAGGGGCACGGGTGCTTGGTCGCCGCTGATTCCTGGTTCAAGGCTCCGTAGGCGGTTCAGGAAGGCCACCAGGTCGCTGTAGCGGGTGAGCCGATGGCGGCTGCCATGGCCGAAAGCACGTTCGAGATAGCGGCGTTCCTGTTCACGATCCCAGCCGATGCGTTGCAGCTCAAGGTCGATCGCCGTCAGTTCATCGCTCCAGTCATCCGGATCGGTGGGGGCTTCGCTGGGTGGAGTCGGTTGCGGTTCAACGTCGCGCTGTCTCTCTTCAGCCGTTGACGCCGCCGTTGAATCGGGTGTGGTCTCTTGTTCTGGAGACGACTGAACGGTTGGTGTTGCCTTGACGGGTGCCGGGGCACTGGTTTGCTGGGGCCTCAGGCGTGCCTGGAGCCGTTGCAGGGCACGGTCCTCCGCCTCCTCGGCCGTCCTGCCTTCGCCTAAGGCGCTGGCGTGCAGCCCCTCGGCTCCGAGCCATTCCACCTCCACCACGCAGCGGCTGGTGTCGATGTGGCAAAGACGGGCCCGGGTGTTCATCCCACTGCATGGCGCTGCCCATTTCTAGGCTGATCCCTATGGATTCAGCAGCACTGCACTCGCTCACCCCCTGGTTGGATGGGGTCGATCGCTGGGGCGAACTCTTACCGCTCTTGCCGGTGCTGGTGTCGCTTGAGTTGATTCTCTCGGCAGACAACGCCATTGCTTTAGCCGCGATTGCAAGGCAGCAACGGGATCCACTGCGCGAGGGGAGGGCCCTCAACCTCGGCATCGCGATCGCCTTCCTGCTGCGCATCGCCCTGATCCTGATGGCCGGTTGGGTGCTTCGCTTTCAACCCCTGCAGTGGCTGGCCGGTGGCTATCTCCTCTGGTTGTTCTTCAGCCATCTGTTCTCTCGTTCCCAGGCGTCTTCCAACGCCACTGGAGAGCTCGAAAACTCGGATTCCACCCCCTTTCTGCGCACGGTGTTGGCCCTTGCCTTGACGGATCTTGCCTTTTCCATCGACAGCGTCGCCGCAGCGGTGGCGATTAGTGATCAGTTACTCCTTGTGATCTGTGGTGCACTGATTGGTGTCATCGCTCTTCGTTTTACGGCCGGTTTGTTTGTGCGCTGGTTAGAGCTCTATCCACGCCTCGAAACCGCCGGTTACAGCGCTGTGGGCTTTGTCGGCCTCAAACTGATCGTGGCCCTGATTCTTCCTGGTCTGGTGGTCCCGGAATGGTTCACCCTGGTGACCGTTGCTGTTCTGGTGCTCTGGGGTTTCTCCTCTCGTTCTCTCCCTTTGCTGGAGGAGCCTTGAAGCGATGCTTGTGGAATTGAGGCAGGCCGGCTCCGAACAGCCGATCGATCGCATTGAGCTTGAAGACCCGCCTCATCCAGGGCGTTGGTTTCTCCACGGCGAGCGAAGCTTCTTGGTGCTTCAGCGCCGTCACCGCTACACGCTGCGCTCCGGTCGCTATCAGCTTTCCAGCCTGGTGCTCCTGGTGACGGCTCAGCATCGCCCCCACGATGCTCGGCCTTGGCGTCATGGCTGGGTGATCGGGGATCCCTCCTGTGCCCTCAATGCCCTCAGTCCTTTGATCCGTTGTGCTGTCTTACCGGAGGGTCCCTGCGAGCAGTGTCTGCATCGTGTGGAGCGCTGATCCGCGGTGGTGTTGTCCTCCAATCAAATCTCAACCCGCCGAGATGGGCACTGGTTCGAGGCACGACTGGTGTCAGGTCATGGCGTGGCGTCTGGACGTTCCGCTGATTCGCCCTATCCGATGGGGACGATTGCGATGCAGCAACCCCTATTCGCGTCCTTGGGACTCGATCTCTCCGACTGTTGGCCTGGCACTCTGAATCTTTGTTTTCAACCGTTGGAAATCGGTTTGGAGGCTCCAGATCACACGTTTGTGAATCTCCATTGGACCGATCGACATCCCCCCGAGACGTTTTCCTTCTGGCGAATCGCGCTGCGATCGGATCGAGGGCAAGAGTGTCCCGCTTGGATCTACAGACCCCATCCCGAGACCAAGCAACGTCACTGGCAGCCACCCACGCTGGTGGAAGTTCTGGCACCGCCCATTGACCATCTCTCCCCAGGAGATTCCCTTTGGCTTCATGATCCGCAGGATCGGCTGGTTTTGATCGATGGGGTGCGTCTTCGGGCGCGGCTTCTGGAAGCCTTGAAGTTTCGTGTGTTGGCAGCCGAAGAACGCTTTTTCGAAGCCGATTCAACGGTTCAACGACGGCGTTGGTTGGCGACAGTCCACCCAGAAGCTCTGGCGCTCAGTGATGCTGATCTCGAGCGGGTCTGGTACCAGGCCCGCAGTCTTTATGGATCGCATTGAGGGTGCTGCAAGCTCCTAGGGTGACGGATCTGAGGGATTCGACCATCACGGCAGCTACCACACCTGAAAGCCAGACCGCTACCGCCTTTGAAGCATTGGGTCTGAGCCAACCCCTGCTTCGAGCTCTCAAGGAGAAGGGGTACACGACACCATCGCCGGTGCAAGCCCAGGCGATTCCTGCGGTGATCGGTGGTCGAGATGTGATGGCGGCAGCGCAAACAGGCACCGGTAAGACCGCGGGCTTCACCTTGCCCGTGCTTGAACGCCTCAGTCATGGAGCTCGGGCTGGCCGTCGTCAGATCCGCGCTCTCGTGCTGACCCCCACCCGCGAACTGGCCGCCCAGGTCCTCGAGAACGTTCGTCTTTACAGCCGCCACTTGCCCTTACGCAGTGATGTGGTGTTCGGGGGGGTAAAGATCAATCCTCAGATTCAGCGCCTGGCCCAGGGTGTGGATGTGCTGATTGCCACGCCAGGTCGCCTGCTCGACCTTCATCAGCAGGGGGCTGTTCGTTTCGACCAGGTGGAATGTCTCGTGCTTGATGAAGCCGATCGCATGCTCGACATGGGCTTCATTCACGACATCCGGCGGGTGATTTCGAAGCTTCCTGAGCGCCGTCAGACCTTGTTGTTCTCGGCGACCTTCAGTCCTCCGATCCGCAAACTCGCTACGGGTCTGCTTCACCAGCCGGTTCAGATCCAGGTCACGCCCGCCAATCAGACGGCTCGTTCCGTAGAGCAGGTGGTGCATCCCTGTGACATGGGCCGCAAGGCTGAATTGCTCAGTCATCTGATTCAGACCAATGACTGGCAGCAAGTGCTGGTGTTTTCACGCACCAAACACGGTGCAAACCGGGTGGCTGAACGACTCAGTCATGAGGGGCTCATGGCTGCGGCGATTCACGGCAACAAGAGCCAGGGTGCCCGTACCCGAGCCCTGCAGGGCTTCAAGGACGGCACGGTGCGTGTCCTGGTGGCTACCGATATCGCCGCCAGGGGCATTGATATTCAGCAACTCCCCCATGTGGTGAATCTCGACCTTCCGAATGTGGCTGAGGATTACGTGCATCGGATCGGCCGCACGGGCCGGGCTGGTGAACGTGGCCATGCAATCTCCTTGGTTTCTGCTGAAGAGGCCCTTCTGCTGAAGGCGATCGAACGCTTGACCGGTGAGTCCCTCTCCAGGGTCGAGGTGCCTGGCTTCGAGCCCACCGTGCTGAGTGCTCCCCCGTTGGACCTCAGTGGAGGTCGAGGCCGTCGGCCCAGGTCATCGATGTCCAATGGCCGGGCCTCTCGGGGGCCTCGAGCTGGAACAGGAGGCCGCGCCCGTCGGGCATGAGAGGCACGTATGCGTTACTGAATTGTAACGAAACCGTGTTGTTAAGTCGGTCTGTCTCCCAGCTTTTGTCCGGCTGATGCCTGCAGTTGTTGCAGCAAGGCCTGGCCGCTGCTCCGGCCCTTTCCTTCCAGTTGGGCTTCTCGAACCAGCAGCGGGCAGCCGCTGCTGCTGACAACAAGACCAAGATCGGGACAACAGGCCAGCACCGTGCCGGGCTCCTGCTCTCCTGTGGGCCAACGACCCACCAGGGCCCGGGCTTGATCCGACAACTGGTCTTTGAGGCGATCGATCAGCGGTTCTGTGGACAGCAGTTTCAGTCGCTGGCCCTGCCAGCGGGTCACGGCGTTGGGATAAAGCCCCATCACGCGCCTATGGATGGCTAGGGCTGATGTTGTCCAGTCGATCTGTGCATCCTCTTTGTTGAGCATGCGTGCGTAGGTCATGCCCATCTCGCCCTGGTCCTGAACTCCAAGCCGTAGCCATCGCTCTGATTCGCTGCCTGGGCCAGCGGCCTCAATCTTGGGTAAGGCTTCCACAATCAGCTCCGCCGTCAGTCGGCTGAGCCGATCAGCCAGTTGCTCGGCATTGTCCAGAATTCCAATGGCACAGCGTCGCTCTAGCAGCACAGGGCCTGTGTCCAGTCCTTCTTCC
Proteins encoded:
- a CDS encoding S41 family peptidase gives rise to the protein MPSIPKPPSAPSRRSTWLVLLGAGGLSAAVAMAAPGLGLPSSGSSSITDSPKEVIDQVWQIVYRDYLDSTGKYDSERWQSLRRELLAKPYAGTAESYEAIRGMLASLDDPYTRFLDPKEFKEMQIDTSGELTGVGIQISLDKESKEIVVVSPIEGTPASKAGVQPKDVIVSIDGKSTKGMTTEDAVKLIRGKEGSEVVLGLRRKGQVVQVPLVRARIEIHSVNSQLNTAPNGKKIGYIRLKQFNANAAKEMRAAIRKLEAEGAEGYVLDLRSNPGGLLEASVDIARQWIDEGTIVSTKTREGIQDVRRATGSALTQRPVVVLVNEGSASASEILSGALQDNQRAQLVGNKTFGKGLVQSVRGLADGSGMTVTIAKYLTPKGTDIHKNGIKPDVSVQMSEEEIKSLKLEDLGTAKDSQYRVAETTLIKALASPNNGRAYQPNSANLKSALPVRPAQP
- the mfd gene encoding transcription-repair coupling factor, which codes for MPLSSLVRLLQSSGLTGELLERCGRDDRLLLRGGNRAARALVTTALAKRGDQPLLVVVPTLEEAGRWTALLELMGWDSTQLYPTSEGSPYEPFDPTTEITWGQLQVLSELQSAETRKDLAIVATERCLQPHLPPPEALAARCRNLRKGDTVDLEELATCLSQLGYERVSSIDQEGTWSRRGDIVDIFPVSSELPVRLEFFGDELDKLREFDPASQRSLDAIDSLRLTPTGFSPLIAEQLREQMPDGLDALLSEQGLNELLEGGTPEGMRRLMGLAWNEPASLLDYLPKGCCIAIDERRHGRAHGQQWLEHVEEHYAELQPAVPALHRSIEAALELAEDFNGFDLAELQEQDDHANAFDLTSRPVPAYPNQFGKLGELLKTYQAEKQAIWLLSAQPSRAVALLEEHDCISRFVPNAADAPAIERLIEQGTPVALKTKGTADLEGLQLPAWRVVLITDREFFGQHNLGSNGYVRRRRKAASRTVDPNKMRPGDFVVHRNHGIGRFQKLEKLAISGEVRDYLVVQYADGILRVAADQLGSLGRYRANSDAPPQLSKMGGSAWVKAKERASKAVRKVALDLVKLYAERHQAPGFAFPGDGPWQEELEDSFPYEPTPDQLKATADVKRDMEKPQPMDRLVCGDVGFGKTEVAIRAIFKAITAGKQVAMLAPTTVLAQQHWRTLSERFAPYPIKVALLNRFRTAGERKAILEGLQKGTIDAVVGTHQLLSKSTAFDKLGLLVVDEEQRFGVNQKEKIKALRKDVDVLTLSATPIPRTLYMSLSGVREMSLITTPPPLRRPIKTHLAALDEEAVRSAIRQELDRGGQVFYVVPRVEGIDEVAGQLRQMLPGLKLLVAHGQMAEGELESAMVAFNGGEADVMLCTTIVESGLDIPRVNTILIEDAHRFGLAQLYQLRGRVGRSGIQAHAWLFYPGDASLSDAARQRLRAIQEFAQLGSGYQLAMRDMEIRGVGNLLGVEQSGQMEAIGFDLYMEMLQESLAEIQGQDIPAVDDTQVDLQVTAFIPADWITDADEKMGAYRAAAECANSASLVELAAGWADRYGALPGPVQSLLQLMELKLLAKRCGFSRIRPEKPNIALETPMEEPAFRLLRQGLPQHLHGRLVYQAGSGTTAKVLARGLGVLPMEKQLEELKGWLEPMAAQIPDAEGLNAEQREAQDRARNEAVLSV
- a CDS encoding DUF475 domain-containing protein; translated protein: MDSAALHSLTPWLDGVDRWGELLPLLPVLVSLELILSADNAIALAAIARQQRDPLREGRALNLGIAIAFLLRIALILMAGWVLRFQPLQWLAGGYLLWLFFSHLFSRSQASSNATGELENSDSTPFLRTVLALALTDLAFSIDSVAAAVAISDQLLLVICGALIGVIALRFTAGLFVRWLELYPRLETAGYSAVGFVGLKLIVALILPGLVVPEWFTLVTVAVLVLWGFSSRSLPLLEEP
- a CDS encoding DUF6464 family protein, encoding MLVELRQAGSEQPIDRIELEDPPHPGRWFLHGERSFLVLQRRHRYTLRSGRYQLSSLVLLVTAQHRPHDARPWRHGWVIGDPSCALNALSPLIRCAVLPEGPCEQCLHRVER
- a CDS encoding DEAD/DEAH box helicase; the protein is MLRALKEKGYTTPSPVQAQAIPAVIGGRDVMAAAQTGTGKTAGFTLPVLERLSHGARAGRRQIRALVLTPTRELAAQVLENVRLYSRHLPLRSDVVFGGVKINPQIQRLAQGVDVLIATPGRLLDLHQQGAVRFDQVECLVLDEADRMLDMGFIHDIRRVISKLPERRQTLLFSATFSPPIRKLATGLLHQPVQIQVTPANQTARSVEQVVHPCDMGRKAELLSHLIQTNDWQQVLVFSRTKHGANRVAERLSHEGLMAAAIHGNKSQGARTRALQGFKDGTVRVLVATDIAARGIDIQQLPHVVNLDLPNVAEDYVHRIGRTGRAGERGHAISLVSAEEALLLKAIERLTGESLSRVEVPGFEPTVLSAPPLDLSGGRGRRPRSSMSNGRASRGPRAGTGGRARRA
- the fmt gene encoding methionyl-tRNA formyltransferase, with the translated sequence MKILYWGTPNYAVPTLDALVDAGHTVVGVVSQPDRRRGRGKQLMPSPVKARAQALELPVYTPERIRNDLECQQQLAALGADVYVVVAFGQILPPAILQQPPLGCWNGHGSLLPRWRGAGPIQWSLIEGDLETGVGVMAMEEGLDTGPVLLERRCAIGILDNAEQLADRLSRLTAELIVEALPKIEAAGPGSESERWLRLGVQDQGEMGMTYARMLNKEDAQIDWTTSALAIHRRVMGLYPNAVTRWQGQRLKLLSTEPLIDRLKDQLSDQARALVGRWPTGEQEPGTVLACCPDLGLVVSSSGCPLLVREAQLEGKGRSSGQALLQQLQASAGQKLGDRPT